One window of the Pyrus communis chromosome 17, drPyrComm1.1, whole genome shotgun sequence genome contains the following:
- the LOC137723139 gene encoding mitochondrial import inner membrane translocase subunit PAM16 like 2-like, producing MAAKILANLIVMGTGIVARALVQAYRQALTNASKTGVAQETLQNAVRRSSKVMTEQEARQILNVSETTTWEEVLKRYDTLFENNAKNGTFYLQSKVHRAKECLEAAYRDKGQGTGTPS from the exons ATG GCTGCAAAGATTCTTGCTAACTTAATTGTGATGGGAACTGGTATAGTGGCAAGGGCTCTAGTTCAAGCATATCGTCAGGCACTTACAA ATGCCTCAAAGACTGGTGTTGCCCAAGAAACATTACAGAACGCGGTCCGTAGAAGTAGCAAGGTCATGACAGAGCAGGAAGCAAGGCAGATTCTTAATGTCTCAGAGACGACCACTTGGGAGGAAGTTCTGAAG AGATACGACACTCTATTTGAAAACAATGCGAAGAACGGGACCTTCTACCTTCAGTCAAAAGTTCACAGGGCCAAGGAATGTTTAGAGGCTGCATATCGAGACAAAGGCCAGGGTACGGGTACCCCTAGTTGA
- the LOC137722570 gene encoding uncharacterized protein, whose protein sequence is MRSVGGGPSWGRLWPQMAVALAATLVVISSNVDLVEASAYPYSSPPPPPPYVYSSPPPPPYVYKSPPPPSPSPPPPYVYKSPPPPSPSPPPPYVYKSPPPPSPSPPPPYVYKSPPPPSPSPPPPYEYKSPPPPSPSPPPQYEYKSPPPPSSSPPPPYEYKSPPPPSPSPPPPYVYKSPPPPSPSPLPPYYYKSPPPPSPSPPPPYYYKSPPPPEYSPPPPYYYKSPPPPSSSPPPPYYYKSPPPPSPKPPTPYYYKSPPPAEYSPPPPYYYKSPPPPSPSPPPPYYYKSPPPPSPKPPTPYYYKSPPPPEYSPPPPYYYKSPPPPFPSPPPPYYYKSPPPPSPKPPTPYYYKSPPPPPPSPKPPTPYYYKSPPPPSPKPPTPYYYKSPPPPSPYPPPPYYYKSPPPPTPYYYTSPPPPVPYYPKPPLVKVVGRVYCYRCYDWKNPSKSHDKKHSTGSVVVVTCWNGKKEIKAYGKTKNNGKFSVVIPGFEYGKYGAKACTAKLYAAPKGSKCNVPTKLNGGNKGAKLKVKSKTKYEVVLKADKFAYASKNPYEECEKSKPQYPPPYVYKSPPPPTPTYVYKSPPPPPPKYYYKSPPPPAYVYKSPPPPSPKPPTPYYYKSPPPPSPKPPTPYYYKSPPPPSPKPPTPYYYKSPPPPSPKPPTPYYYKSPPPPSPKPPTPYYYKSPPPPSPKPPTPYYYTSPPPPSPKPPTPYYYKSPPPPSPKPPTPYYYKSPPPPSPKPPTPYYYKSPPPPSPKPPTPYYYKSPPPPSPKPPTPYYYKSPPPPSPKPPTPYYYKSPPPPSPKPPTPYYYKSPPPPSPKPPTPYYYTSPPPPSPKPPTPYYYKSPPPPSPKPPTPYYYKSPPPPSPKPPTPYYYTSPPPPSPKPPTPYYYKSPPPPSPKPPTPYYYKSPPPPSPKPPTSYYYKSPPPPSPEPPTPYYYKSPPPPSPKPPTPYYYKSPPPPSPKPPAPYYYYKSPPPPSPKLPTPYYYKSPPPPSHSPPPPYYYKSPPPPSPSPPPPYYYKSPPPPSPSPPPPYYYKSPPPPSPSPPPSYYYKSPPPPSPSPPPPYYYKSPPPPSPSPPPPYYYKSPPPPSPSHPPPYIYKSPPPPGYSPPPLYYYKSPPPPSPSPPPPYIYKSPPPPEYSPPPPYYYKSPPPPSPSPPPPYIYKSPPPPEYSPPPPYYYKSPPPPSSSPPPPYYYKSPPPPSPSPPPPYIYKSPPPPSSSPPPPYKYNSPPPPSSSPPPPYKYNSPPPPSPSPPPPYKYNSPPPPSPSPPPPYIYKSPPPPVETPPPVYIYGSPPPPIHY, encoded by the exons ATGAGGAGTGTGGGCGGCGGCCCCTCTTGGGGTCGGCTTTGGCCTCAAATGGCAGTGGCTTTAGCTGCCACACTGGTGGTGATTTCAAGCAATGTGGATTTAGTAGAAGCAAGTGCTTATCCCTACtcttcaccaccaccaccaccaccttacGTTTACagctcaccaccaccaccaccatatgTCTACAagtctccaccaccaccatcaccttcACCGCCACCGCCTTATGTCTACAAGTCTCCGCCAcctccatcaccatcaccaccaccgccTTATGTCTACAAGtctccaccaccaccttctccctctcctccaccaCCTTATGTGTACAAGTCCCCGCCACCGCCATCAccttctccaccaccaccatatgAGTACAAGTCTCCACCACCGCCGTCACCATCTCCACCACCACAATATGAGTACAagtctccaccaccaccatcatcgtCTCCCCCACCACCGTATGAGTACAAATCACCACCTCCTCCATCACcctccccaccaccaccatatgTTTACAAGtctccaccaccaccttctccCTCACCACTACCACCATATTACTACAAGtctccaccaccaccttctccCTCTCCACCACCTCCTTACTACTACAAGTCTCCACCACCCCCAGAGTactccccaccaccaccatactACTACAAATCCCCAccacctccttcttcttcacctCCTCCCCCTTACTACTACAAATCGCCACCCCCACCATCACCAAAACCACCAACCCCGTACTACTACAAGTCTCCACCACCCGCAGAATactccccaccaccaccatactACTACAAATCCCCACCACCTCCTTCTCCTTCACCTCCTCCACCTTACTACTATAAATCCCCACCCCCACCATCACCAAAACCACCAACCCCATACTACTACAAGTCGCCACCACCCCCAGAATactccccaccaccaccatactACTACAAATCCCCACCACCTCCTTTTCCTTCACCTCCTCCACCTTACTACTACAAATCCCCACCTCCACCATCACCAAAACCACCAACCCCATACTACTACAagtctccaccaccaccaccaccttcacCCAAACCACCAACTCCATACTATTAcaaatcaccaccaccaccatccccAAAACCCCCAACCCCATACTATTACAAGTCTCCTCCTCCACCCTCACCatatcctcctcctccttactACTACAagtctccaccaccaccaacccCTTACTACTAcacttctccaccaccaccagttCCTTACTATCCGAAGCCGCCATTGGTGAAGGTCGTCGGAAGGGTCTACTGCTACAGATGCTATGACTGGAAGAATCCATCGAAGTCACACGACAAGAAGCACTCCACAG GCTCCGTTGTTGTGGTAACTTGCTGGAATGGCAAGAAGGAAATCAAGGCCTACGGTAAAACTAAGAACAATGGGAAATTCAGCGTAGTTATCCCTGGCTTTGAGTATGGCAAATATGGAGCCAAGGCTTGCACGGCTAAGCTCTACGCAGCACCAAAGGGTTCGAAATGCAACGTTCCCACTAAGCTAAACGGGGGCAACAAGGGTGCCAAACTCAAAGTGAAATCCAAGACTAAATATGAAGTTGTGCTCAAGGCTGACAAATTTGCTTATGCTTCCAAGAATCCGTACGAGGAGTGTGAAAAGTCCAAGCCCCAATATCCTCCTCCTTATGTTTACAAGTCACCGCCACCGCCTACGCCTACTTACGTCTACAAGTCACCGCCTCCACCGCCACCCAAGTACTACTACAAGTCACCACCACCTCCGGCATACGTTTACaagtcaccaccaccaccatcacccaaGCCACCAACCCCATATTACTACAAGtctcctccaccaccatcacccAAGCCGCCAACCCCATACTACTACAAGTCTCCTCCTCCCCCATCACCCAAGCCACCAACCCCATATTACTACAaatccccaccaccaccatcgcCCAAACCACCAACTCCATACTACTACAaatccccaccaccaccatcgcCCAAGCCACCAACCCCATACTACTACAAATCTCCTCCTCCACCATCACCCAAGCCACCAACCCCATACTACTACAcatccccaccaccaccatcgcCCAAACCACCAACTCCATACTACTATAAATCTCCTCCTCCCCCATCACCCAAGCCACCAACCCCATACTACTACaaatctccaccaccaccatcaccaaaaCCACCAACGCCATACTACTACAAGTCTCCTCCTCCCCCATCACCCAAGCCACCAACCCCATACTACTACAAGTCTCCTCCTCCCCCATCACCCAAGCCACCAACCCCATATTACTACAaatccccaccaccaccatcgcCCAAACCACCAACTCCATACTACTACAaatccccaccaccaccatcgcCCAAGCCACCAACCCCATACTACTACAAATCTCCTCCTCCACCATCACCCAAGCCACCAACCCCATACTACTACAcatccccaccaccaccatcgcCCAAACCACCAACTCCATACTACTATAAATCTCCTCCTCCCCCATCACCCAAGCCACCAACCCCATACTACTACaaatctccaccaccaccatcaccaaagCCACCAACCCCATACTACTACAcatccccaccaccaccatcgcCTAAACCACCAACTCCATACTACTATAAATCTCCTCCTCCCCCATCACCCAAGCCACCAACCCCATACTACTACaaatctccaccaccaccatcaccaaaaCCACCAACTTCATACTACTACAAGTCTCCTCCTCCACCATCACCCGAGCCACCAACTCCATACTACTACAAATCCCCACCGCCACCATCGCCAAAACCTCCAACCCCATACTACTACAAGTCTCCTCCCCCACCATCTCCAAAACCACCAGCCCCATACTACTACTACAAATCCCCACCACCCCCATCCCCAAAACTACCAACCCCATACTACTACAAGTCTCCTCCACCACCGTCTCATTCTCCCCCACCTCCGTACTACTAcaaatcaccaccaccaccatcaccttcTCCTCCACCTCCATACTACTACAAGTCTCCTCCACCACCGTCTCCTTCTCCCCCACCTCCGTACTACTAcaaatcaccaccaccaccatcaccttcACCTCCACCCTCTTACTATTACAAGTCTCCCCCACCACCTTCACCTTCTCCCCCTCCTCCATACTACTACAAGTCCCCTCCTCCACCCTCACCGTCTCCCCCACCACCCTACTACTACaaatctccacctccaccatcaCCCTCCCATCCTCCCCCTTACATCTACAAATCTCCACCACCCCCAGGAtactcaccaccaccactatactactacaaatctccacctccaccatcaCCTTCTCCTCCTCCCCCTTACATCTACAAATCTCCACCACCCCCAGAAtactcaccaccaccaccatactACTACaaatctccacctccaccatcaCCGTCTCCTCCTCCCCCTTACATCTACAAATCTCCACCACCTCCAGAAtactcaccaccaccaccatactACTACAAATCCCCAccacctccttcttcttcacctCCTCCACCTTACTACTAcaaatcaccaccaccaccatcaccctcCCCTCCTCCCCCTTACATCTACAAGtctccaccaccaccttcttcatctccaccaccaccatacaAATACAACTCCCCACCACCACCTTCCTCATCTCCTCCTCCACCATACAAATACAATTCCCCACCCCCACCTTCCCCATCACCTCCTCCACCATACAAATACAactccccaccaccaccatcaccctcTCCTCCTCCACCTTACATCTACAAGTCCCCTCCACCTCCGGTAGAAACACCACCGCCGGTTTACATTTATGGATCTCCCCCACCTCCAATTCATTATTAA
- the LOC137723482 gene encoding clathrin interactor EPSIN 2 isoform X2, translating to MKKVFDQTVRDLKREVNKKVLKVPGIEQKVLDATSNEPWGPHGSLLAEIAQATRNYHEYQMIMAVVWKRLSDTGKNWRHVYKALIVLEYMVANGSERVIDDIKEHAYQISTLSNFQYIDSSGRDQGSNVRKKSQSLVALVNDKERIIEVRQKAAANRDKFRNTASTGGMYRPGSHSSTGGYGDKYDDDRYEGRYGGRDEDRNGYGREREWGYRDDDRYSRDGDRYGREYDERNGREGYRDDDYRGRSQIVDDYPHGSRSRSSDRERERSVDDDGQYSSRGSGAKADDQSQDGRLSRKFSEQNIGAPPSYEEVVSESRSPVHSERGGETPTTSAPRASSPPSSNNPSQATSVHVASASNPNQATSVHVASASPAKQEVEPSDEFDPRGSVSAPQAAPAAPAVQAAPVTSNIEMDLLGSLSDSFSSNALAIVPTTPSTATFEVEPHANSSSATTFTATPPASNVMNQSFEDPFGDSPFKALPSSETVQPQPHTSTSTDSFPPTVNQSADTASNFPFGDSFSAANYSSSGVSSVQTPTNSQFTSQEQSTENMDILADILPPTGPSQQSFSGPTGQHPQPSANMYGNFHVQPGSVVPHDQTGFAGQYSGGGFPSQGGPTAPITSHGAPQTPTGPTAQFNNGNFIPQEVGFSAPNSGNYFSQQGSYMAPHAHNGPAAQLNGGNFHPQQGNFHPQGSVGPVASQATPQVPPGPGLQHNSDVLGNLFSQKGPNTSMGSQQPLSSSTGALAIVAQPPKDSKFEPKSAVWADTLSRGLVNLNISGAKINPLNDIGIDFDSINRKEKRMERQPATPATSTINMGKAMGSGSGIGRAGASVLRAPPNAMMGSGMGGGMGPGMGMAMGMGGGPGGGMGMGGYGGTNQPMGMGMGMNMGMGMNMGMGMQGQTGLPPGANMPPGYNPMMGAGGYPQQPYGGGYR from the exons ATGAAGAAAGTCTTTGATCAAACTGTTAGGGACTT AAAGAGAGAGGTGAACAAGAAAGTGCTGAAAGTTCCTGGAATAGAACAGAAG GTTCTTGATGCTACTAGTAATGAGCCCTGGGGTCCTCATGGATCACTTCTTGCCGAAATTGCACAGGCAACCCGAAACTA TCATGAATACCAAATGATAATGGCTGTCGTTTGGAAGCGGTTAAGTGATACTGGAAAGAACTGGAGGCATGTTTACAAG GCTTTAATTGTCTTGGAATACATGGTGGCCAACGGGTCAGAACGTGTCATCGATGATATAAAGGAGCATGCTTATCAAATATCG ACATTGTCCAATTTTCAATACATTGATTCCAGTGGAAGGGACCAGGGAAGTAATGTCAGAAAGAAGTCTCAAAGTCTTGTGGCTCTTGTCAATGATAAAGAAAGGATAATTGAGGTTAGACAGAAAGCAGCTGCTAACAGGGACAA GTTCCGTAATACAGCATCGACAGGTGGAATGTATAGGCCCGGTTCCCATTCAAGTACAGGAGGATATGGTGACAAATATGACGATGATCGTTACGAAGGCCGCTATGGAGGCAGGGATGAAGATAGGAATGGCTATGGGAGGGAAAGAGAATGGGGCTATAGGGATGATGACCGGTACAGTCGTGACGGAGATCGTTATGGTAGAGAATATGATGAACGCAACGGGAGAGAAGGTTACAGGGATGATGATTACCGAGGAAGAAGTCAAATTGTTGATGATTACCCTCATGGCTCTAGAAGTAGAAGCTCTGATAGAGAGAGGGAGCGTTCAGTTGATGATGATGGTCAATATTCCTCTCG TGGTAGTGGTGCTAAAGCTGATGACCAATCCCAGGATGGAAG GCTAAGTAGGAAATTTTCTGAACAAAACATTGGGGCTCCTCCTAGTTATGAGGAGGTTGTAAGTGAATCTCGAAGCCCTGTTCACAGTGAAAG GGGTGGTGAAACTCCAACAACTTCTGCTCCTAGAGCTTCATCTCCACCTTCAAGCAATAATCCAAGCCAAGCAACCAGTGTTCATGTTGCTTCTGCATCTAATCCAAACCAAGCAACCAGTGTTCATGTTGCTTCTGCATCACCTGCAAAACAGGAAGTGGAGCCTTCAGATGAATTTGATCCACGTGGTTCTGTTTCAG CTCCCCAAGCTGCCCCAGCTGCCCCAGCTGTCCAAGCAGCCCCGGTTACCTCAAACATTGAGATGGACTTACTAGGTTCCCTGTCAGACTCATTCTCTTCAAATGCATTGGCCATTGTACCAACTACACCTTCTACTGCTACATTTGAAGTCGAACCCCATGCAAACTCTAGTTCTGCAACCACATTTACGGCAACTCCACCAGCGTCTAATGTTATGAATCAG TCATTTGAAGATCCATTCGGTGACTCCCCCTTCAAGGCTCTCCCTTCCAGTGAGACGGTCCAACCTCAACCACACACTTCGACGTCCACAGACTCTTTCCCACCAACCGTGAACCAGAGTGCAGATACAGCTTCCAACTTTCCCTTTGGGGATTCATTTTCTGCTGCAAATTATTCGTCATCTGGTGTTTCCAGTGTTCAAACTCCAACAAACTCACAATTTACGTCTCAAGAACAGTCTACTGAAAACATGGATATTCTTGCTGATATTTTGCCACCTACTGGACCTTCACAGCAGTCCTTTTCAGGTCCAACAGGTCAACATCCACAGCCAAGTGCTAATATGTACGGGAATTTTCATGTGCAGCCAGGATCTGTAGTCCCTCATGATCAAACTGGATTTGCTGGACAATACAGCGGTGGGGGTTTTCCGTCACAGGGAGGGCCTACAGctcctatcacttcacatgggGCTCCTCAAACTCCAACAGGGCCTACTGCACAGTTTAACAATGGAAATTTCATTCCACAAGAAGTTGGATTTTCAGCTCCCAACAGCGGAAACTATTTTTCACAACAGGGAAGTTACATGGCTCCTCATGCTCATAATGGACCAGCTGCACAGCTTAATGGTGGGAACTTCCATCCACAACAAGGGAACTTCCATCCACAAGGTTCTGTCGGCCCAGTAGCTTCACAGGCCACTCCTCAAGTTCCACCTGGACCAGGTTTGCAACATAATAGTGATGTTCTGGGCAACCTTTTTTCACAAAAAGGACCAAACACCTCAATGGGTTCCCAGCAACCGCTGTCATCGTCAACAGGGGCACTTGCTATAGTTGCTCAACCACCTAAAGACAGCAAGTTTGAACCGAAGTCAGCAGTTTGGGCTGATACACTCAGCAGAGGCCTAGTTAATTTAAATATATCTGGAG CTAAAATTAATCCATTGAATGATATTGGAATTGACTTTGATTCCATTAATCGGAAGGAAAAGAGGATGGAGAGGCAGCCGGCAACTCCTGCAACATCTACTATTAACATGGGTAAAGCCATGGGATCTGGTTCTGGAATTGGCCGTGCAGGTGCAAGTGTTCTTAGGGCTCCACCAAACGCTATGATGGGTTCAGGTATGGGCGGGGGGATGGGTCCGGGCATGGGAATGGCTATGGGTATGGGTGGGGGTCCAGGTGGAGGTATGGGCATGGGTGGCTACGGTGGCACAAATCAACCCATGGGTATGGGGATGGGGATGAACATGGGAATGGGAATGAATATGGGCATGGGGATGCAAGGGCAAACCGGATTACCTCCTGGTGCAAACATGCCTCCTGGCTATAACCCCATGATGGGCGCAGGTGGTTATCCTCAGCAGCCATATGGCGGTGGCTACCGATGA
- the LOC137723482 gene encoding clathrin interactor EPSIN 2 isoform X1, giving the protein MKKVFDQTVRDLKREVNKKVLKVPGIEQKVLDATSNEPWGPHGSLLAEIAQATRNYHEYQMIMAVVWKRLSDTGKNWRHVYKALIVLEYMVANGSERVIDDIKEHAYQISTLSNFQYIDSSGRDQGSNVRKKSQSLVALVNDKERIIEVRQKAAANRDKFRNTASTGGMYRPGSHSSTGGYGDKYDDDRYEGRYGGRDEDRNGYGREREWGYRDDDRYSRDGDRYGREYDERNGREGYRDDDYRGRSQIVDDYPHGSRSRSSDRERERSVDDDGQYSSRGSGAKADDQSQDGRLSRKFSEQNIGAPPSYEEVVSESRSPVHSERGGETPTTSAPRASSPPSSNNPSQATSVHVASASNPNQATSVHVASASPAKQEVEPSDEFDPRGSVSAAPAAPAPQAAPAAPAVQAAPVTSNIEMDLLGSLSDSFSSNALAIVPTTPSTATFEVEPHANSSSATTFTATPPASNVMNQSFEDPFGDSPFKALPSSETVQPQPHTSTSTDSFPPTVNQSADTASNFPFGDSFSAANYSSSGVSSVQTPTNSQFTSQEQSTENMDILADILPPTGPSQQSFSGPTGQHPQPSANMYGNFHVQPGSVVPHDQTGFAGQYSGGGFPSQGGPTAPITSHGAPQTPTGPTAQFNNGNFIPQEVGFSAPNSGNYFSQQGSYMAPHAHNGPAAQLNGGNFHPQQGNFHPQGSVGPVASQATPQVPPGPGLQHNSDVLGNLFSQKGPNTSMGSQQPLSSSTGALAIVAQPPKDSKFEPKSAVWADTLSRGLVNLNISGAKINPLNDIGIDFDSINRKEKRMERQPATPATSTINMGKAMGSGSGIGRAGASVLRAPPNAMMGSGMGGGMGPGMGMAMGMGGGPGGGMGMGGYGGTNQPMGMGMGMNMGMGMNMGMGMQGQTGLPPGANMPPGYNPMMGAGGYPQQPYGGGYR; this is encoded by the exons ATGAAGAAAGTCTTTGATCAAACTGTTAGGGACTT AAAGAGAGAGGTGAACAAGAAAGTGCTGAAAGTTCCTGGAATAGAACAGAAG GTTCTTGATGCTACTAGTAATGAGCCCTGGGGTCCTCATGGATCACTTCTTGCCGAAATTGCACAGGCAACCCGAAACTA TCATGAATACCAAATGATAATGGCTGTCGTTTGGAAGCGGTTAAGTGATACTGGAAAGAACTGGAGGCATGTTTACAAG GCTTTAATTGTCTTGGAATACATGGTGGCCAACGGGTCAGAACGTGTCATCGATGATATAAAGGAGCATGCTTATCAAATATCG ACATTGTCCAATTTTCAATACATTGATTCCAGTGGAAGGGACCAGGGAAGTAATGTCAGAAAGAAGTCTCAAAGTCTTGTGGCTCTTGTCAATGATAAAGAAAGGATAATTGAGGTTAGACAGAAAGCAGCTGCTAACAGGGACAA GTTCCGTAATACAGCATCGACAGGTGGAATGTATAGGCCCGGTTCCCATTCAAGTACAGGAGGATATGGTGACAAATATGACGATGATCGTTACGAAGGCCGCTATGGAGGCAGGGATGAAGATAGGAATGGCTATGGGAGGGAAAGAGAATGGGGCTATAGGGATGATGACCGGTACAGTCGTGACGGAGATCGTTATGGTAGAGAATATGATGAACGCAACGGGAGAGAAGGTTACAGGGATGATGATTACCGAGGAAGAAGTCAAATTGTTGATGATTACCCTCATGGCTCTAGAAGTAGAAGCTCTGATAGAGAGAGGGAGCGTTCAGTTGATGATGATGGTCAATATTCCTCTCG TGGTAGTGGTGCTAAAGCTGATGACCAATCCCAGGATGGAAG GCTAAGTAGGAAATTTTCTGAACAAAACATTGGGGCTCCTCCTAGTTATGAGGAGGTTGTAAGTGAATCTCGAAGCCCTGTTCACAGTGAAAG GGGTGGTGAAACTCCAACAACTTCTGCTCCTAGAGCTTCATCTCCACCTTCAAGCAATAATCCAAGCCAAGCAACCAGTGTTCATGTTGCTTCTGCATCTAATCCAAACCAAGCAACCAGTGTTCATGTTGCTTCTGCATCACCTGCAAAACAGGAAGTGGAGCCTTCAGATGAATTTGATCCACGTGGTTCTGTTTCAG CTGCCCCAGCTGCCCCAGCTCCCCAAGCTGCCCCAGCTGCCCCAGCTGTCCAAGCAGCCCCGGTTACCTCAAACATTGAGATGGACTTACTAGGTTCCCTGTCAGACTCATTCTCTTCAAATGCATTGGCCATTGTACCAACTACACCTTCTACTGCTACATTTGAAGTCGAACCCCATGCAAACTCTAGTTCTGCAACCACATTTACGGCAACTCCACCAGCGTCTAATGTTATGAATCAG TCATTTGAAGATCCATTCGGTGACTCCCCCTTCAAGGCTCTCCCTTCCAGTGAGACGGTCCAACCTCAACCACACACTTCGACGTCCACAGACTCTTTCCCACCAACCGTGAACCAGAGTGCAGATACAGCTTCCAACTTTCCCTTTGGGGATTCATTTTCTGCTGCAAATTATTCGTCATCTGGTGTTTCCAGTGTTCAAACTCCAACAAACTCACAATTTACGTCTCAAGAACAGTCTACTGAAAACATGGATATTCTTGCTGATATTTTGCCACCTACTGGACCTTCACAGCAGTCCTTTTCAGGTCCAACAGGTCAACATCCACAGCCAAGTGCTAATATGTACGGGAATTTTCATGTGCAGCCAGGATCTGTAGTCCCTCATGATCAAACTGGATTTGCTGGACAATACAGCGGTGGGGGTTTTCCGTCACAGGGAGGGCCTACAGctcctatcacttcacatgggGCTCCTCAAACTCCAACAGGGCCTACTGCACAGTTTAACAATGGAAATTTCATTCCACAAGAAGTTGGATTTTCAGCTCCCAACAGCGGAAACTATTTTTCACAACAGGGAAGTTACATGGCTCCTCATGCTCATAATGGACCAGCTGCACAGCTTAATGGTGGGAACTTCCATCCACAACAAGGGAACTTCCATCCACAAGGTTCTGTCGGCCCAGTAGCTTCACAGGCCACTCCTCAAGTTCCACCTGGACCAGGTTTGCAACATAATAGTGATGTTCTGGGCAACCTTTTTTCACAAAAAGGACCAAACACCTCAATGGGTTCCCAGCAACCGCTGTCATCGTCAACAGGGGCACTTGCTATAGTTGCTCAACCACCTAAAGACAGCAAGTTTGAACCGAAGTCAGCAGTTTGGGCTGATACACTCAGCAGAGGCCTAGTTAATTTAAATATATCTGGAG CTAAAATTAATCCATTGAATGATATTGGAATTGACTTTGATTCCATTAATCGGAAGGAAAAGAGGATGGAGAGGCAGCCGGCAACTCCTGCAACATCTACTATTAACATGGGTAAAGCCATGGGATCTGGTTCTGGAATTGGCCGTGCAGGTGCAAGTGTTCTTAGGGCTCCACCAAACGCTATGATGGGTTCAGGTATGGGCGGGGGGATGGGTCCGGGCATGGGAATGGCTATGGGTATGGGTGGGGGTCCAGGTGGAGGTATGGGCATGGGTGGCTACGGTGGCACAAATCAACCCATGGGTATGGGGATGGGGATGAACATGGGAATGGGAATGAATATGGGCATGGGGATGCAAGGGCAAACCGGATTACCTCCTGGTGCAAACATGCCTCCTGGCTATAACCCCATGATGGGCGCAGGTGGTTATCCTCAGCAGCCATATGGCGGTGGCTACCGATGA